The DNA region AAATACAGGTGTTAACAACAGGCAGGCCATTGACGGCCCGTCTAAAAGCATAATGAAGATGGTTTTTCTCCACACAAGGGCAAAACATCAGGCATCACCATGACTTCAATGCATTGGGGCTTTGCAAAACACAGAAAACGATGTTTACACTCAAACGCTGCAGAGGTCTGGGCATACGTGCCCCGCGTCGTTCATCATGCTTCTGGCTGGTGGCCAAAGAATCCATGTCACCACAGAATCCTTGATGGTCGCCGTGAAGTTTGCCAACATCTGATGCCAGGGCTTTGGAAGCAAAAGGCATGGCGTAGCAAAGTTGGGCACATTGAGAAACCAGCGAAGCTGTAGCCTCCGCCATACGCgtgtttcaaaaataaaatgaatagcTAGCAACCAACTGAATAAGATCCTAGCTAACTAGTtcgttagcagaacatgctgtttCAGCATCTCCCAAATAAggaatgcatttatttaatatttagcatAGTGACACTTTGTGGCCAAAAGAGGGCACCCGAACCTCAGGGGCCCCATTCACGGTCGTGGTTTGAGAGATGGTGAATGCTGCTGACTTAGGTGGGCAGGACTTGATGGTTTGAGCGTTTCATAGGCTGTGACACGCTCATCTCTTAGCCCAGGATGTACGCTTTTTTTATCAAGTCAGCCTACTCTGTCGGCAGCCTTATTTACCCATTATGAAAGCTGAAGGCAAGATTTATTAAGCTTGACGCAATAGCCGCGGGTGAGAGTTTTAGCCTCAGGTGCTGGGCACTGCCTGGGTAACGCCTTTCTAGAGCGATTATCACTGATGGCTGTCTGGTAGCAGCTGTGAATCTGCCCCAGATGGAAAATGGCTTTTGGTTACCCCAGGTTAAAATGACTGTCTGGACCCAGTCGGATACGTGGTCCTCTAGGACAGGCCAACTTCAAATCCAATTTTATGCTCCATTTTcaaagacaaatatatacagTTATCCGCTCAgacctgccatatttaactcTTGCAGTCAATGGACATTTGTAAAGCATGTTACCTGATATCCGGCTGCTGTCTACCAAGAAAAACTGCCATTCACAAAGTTCCCAACTCCCGAATCTCAAGGTGTCTCTCACCCACCCGCTTCCTCTCCTTTCAGATATACGAAGATGAAGACGGCCACCAACATCTACATCTTCAACCTGGCGCTGGCTGACGCCCTGGTCACCACCACCATGCCCTTCCAGAGCACCTACTACCTGCTCAACTCGTGGCCCTTCGGTGAGGTGGTCTGCAAGGTGTTCATCTCCATCGACTACTACAACCTCTTCACGAGTACCTTCACACTCACCATGATGAGCGTGGATCGCTACATCGCCGTCTGTCACCCCGTCAAAGCCCTTGACTTTCGCACGCCCGTCAAGGCCAAGATGGTCAACGTATGCATCTGGATCCTATCTTCGGCGGCTGGGATTCCTGCTATGGTCCTTGGAAGCACTCAGACTAACAACGGTGAGTACCACAAAGGGACGATTCtcagatttttttaattaaggcaGGGGACATaagatgggggcggcatggtggtgcagtggttagcactgttgcctcacacctctgggacccgggttcgagtctccgcctgggtcacatgtgtgtggagtttgcatgttctccccatgtcgtcgtggggtttcctccgggaactccggtttccccccacagtctaaagacatgctgaggctaattggagttgctaaattgcccgtaggtgtgcatgtgtgggtgaatggtgtgtgtgtgccctgcgatgggctggccccccatccttgtCCGAGCCCAAGCACAAATGAAGAACCTAATTATAAACATAACTTTAGAGGCATTAAGTGAAGCCGTGAAGCTTTATCAAGGGTATTGCAAGGAATTCCTGGGTCTTTCACAACCGTTTGGTCCAAGCCAAGTCAGTATACTATCTTCATTGTCAAGACTTGCTAGTTGCTTTGTTAATCATTTATTGATATGAATAACGGCCCGCTCACCATCACAGGAACCACGGAGTGTGCCCTTCAATTCCCTGAGCCATACGTCTACTGGGACACGCTGATGAAGATCTGCGTGTTCATCTTCGCCTTCATCGTGCCAGTGCTCATCATCACAGTGTGCTACTCATTAATGATTCTGAGGTTGAAGAGCGTTCGGCTGCTATCTGGTTCCCGGGAGAAGGATCGCAACCTGCGACGGATCACCAAGCTGGTCCTGGTGGTGGTGGCCGTCTTCGTGGTCTGTTGGACACCCATCCACATCTTCATCCTGGTCAAGGTGCTTGCCACCGTGCCCTCCACCACTGCTGTCAATGCTGCCTACTTCTTCTGCGTGGCCCTAGGCTACATTAATAGCTGCCTCAACCCCATCCTCTACGCCTTCCTGGATGAAAACTTCAAACGTTGCTTCAAGGACTTCTGTCTGCCCTCTAAACTGAAGGCAGACCGGACCAGCAACACCCGGGCCAGGAGCACTCTCCGAGAACCCTCTCAGCCTCGGGAGAACCTGGACAGAACCGGCAAGCCCGTATGACTAGCCGTGGAACTTTCCTCCTTTACACCACATGGAAGAGAAGATTCAAATGACCTTGGCTTAACCCAGATCACATCGGCTGTCTGAACCCATGACACAACATCTTCTGCTGCAGAATCTACTGATATTCATCTGCTTTGAGGAAGACTGCCGCAAACCCAACACATTCATGCACCCCATTTCtcaaagaaactacagaaataaCCATTCGCCGGTAAAAAATCTAATCATGTTGGACAGATTTGTTTAGTTAATGATGGCGGACTATACAACATGAAACATCCATCAGCAAATGATCGCGTATCCAAGTCCCATATGTAGGAAAAATATTTAATGATGTGTCTGTCGGAGAAAAGTTCCTGCAGGATTTGATCAAGGATGGAATATGTGTCGCGTTCATGTTCATAGTTTCAGTATTCATTTAGAACTATAGAATGTTCCAGAAAGGACACTGATTTGTATTCCACCTTTG from Brienomyrus brachyistius isolate T26 unplaced genomic scaffold, BBRACH_0.4 scaffold54, whole genome shotgun sequence includes:
- the LOC125724062 gene encoding delta-type opioid receptor-like, which encodes MDSNLVEIFKEDKCLSVMSEDCFINSTWLPVYSDTDNLTTPGTWETESMPPIIPLITAVYSVVFVVGLVGNCLVMYGIIRYTKMKTATNIYIFNLALADALVTTTMPFQSTYYLLNSWPFGEVVCKVFISIDYYNLFTSTFTLTMMSVDRYIAVCHPVKALDFRTPVKAKMVNVCIWILSSAAGIPAMVLGSTQTNNGTTECALQFPEPYVYWDTLMKICVFIFAFIVPVLIITVCYSLMILRLKSVRLLSGSREKDRNLRRITKLVLVVVAVFVVCWTPIHIFILVKVLATVPSTTAVNAAYFFCVALGYINSCLNPILYAFLDENFKRCFKDFCLPSKLKADRTSNTRARSTLREPSQPRENLDRTGKPV